Proteins from one Acropora muricata isolate sample 2 chromosome 9, ASM3666990v1, whole genome shotgun sequence genomic window:
- the LOC136928227 gene encoding uncharacterized protein isoform X3: MRMKCSCRITKIYSILLLCGLFCGEMRRVLNHAKKVRFLVLLMALCCAFMIGYQVDYFVVYDHDMRFPRYMPSDIVITKNDFNSGGLVRSPRKLSKLGRALSSYGNDKDSPSKIPKKQLKLLCGTKWQEDYMKLHRDMLNNRRPPKYLVYFCGGRKFGCGGYGNRLGAITSLFYLAVITGRAFLIDWNTTVPIEKYLRPRNIQWDFPMSKLRHLKKSYHYWGKGEHEFVNKDSQRSPVNFNLFRHWLEDTDMGSFLDSPLEIVTSLWYFAPSFLQHKFAERVASEIGVKVRGHRYSLVGCAFDFLFERTAEFERTLSIARESLNLKPNIPRIGIHIRMGDGNAFHPASLDRRTTNFNNFFTCARKLERTIIKSKSNFSREDIKWFLATDTLGVKQVALKTYPNKVVSLSVKLEHINVREPSVEGLQGVLLDHFLLSESDYFVLSDSSFSKTALGMNFHSLEHSTFGDKCKYIT; the protein is encoded by the exons ATGCGGATGAAATGTTCCTGCAGAATAACCAA GATCTATAGCATTCTCTTGCTGTGTGGACTGTTTTGTGGGGAGATGAGACGGGTTTTGAATCATGCCAAAAAAGTGCGATTTCTTGTCCTCCTTATGGCATTATGCTGCGCATTTATGATAGGCTATCAAGTGGACTATTTTGTGGTATATGATCACG ACATGCGTTTTCCTCGCTACATGCCGTCAGATATTGTCATTACCAAAAATGACTTCAACTCTGGTGGACTTGTCAGATCGCCAAGGAAATTGTCCAAACTGGGGCGAGCACTTAGTTCATACGGAAACGACAAGGATTCACCATCGAAGATCCCAAAGAAACAGCTTAAACTTCTGTGTGGAACAAAATGGCAAGAGGACTACATGAAATTGCACCGTGACATGTTGAACAATCGCAGACCTCCCAAGTATCTTGTGTATTTCTGTGGCGGGAGGAAATTTGGTTGCGGGGGCTATGGAAACCGCTTGGGCGCCATAACATCGCTGTTTTATCTGGCTGTTATTACGGGGCGAGCTTTCCTCATCGACTGGAACACGACAGTTCCCATTGAAAAATACCTTCGCCCCAGAAACATCCAGTGGGATTTTCCGATGTCAAAGCTTCGGCACCTAAAGAAGAGTTATCATTACTGGGGCAAAGGTGAGCACGAATTTGTCAACAAAGACTCCCAGAGATCGCCGGTCAACTTTAATCTATTTCGTCATTGGTTGGAGGACACAGATATGGGATCATTTTTGGACTCACCGTTGGAAATCGTCACGAGTTTATGGTATTTTGCGCCGAGTTTCCTGCAGCATAAGTTCGCTGAACGCGTAGCAAGTGAAATTGGAGTGAAAGTACGAGGTCATCGTTATTCTTTAGTTGGTTGTGCGTTCGATTTCCTCTTCGAAAGAACAGCTGAATTTGAAAGAACGTTATCAATAGCTAGAGAGTCACTGAACTTGAAGCCAAACATACCGCGCATTGGGATCCACATCAGAATGGGAGATGGAAATGCCTTTCATCCGGCATCGCTAGATAGAAGAACaacaaatttcaacaatttcttCACCTGTGCAAGGAAGCTGGAAAGAACAATCATCAAATCGAAGTCGAATTTCAGTCGTGAAGACATCAAGTGGTTTCTAGCCACGGATACCTTAGGCGTGAAACAAGTTGCATTAAAAACGTACCCCAACAAAGTCGTGTCTCTCTCGGTAAAATTGGAGCACATCAATGTACGCGAACCTTCTGTTGAAGGACTTCAAGGCGTGTTGCTTGATCATTTTCTTCTTTCGGAGAGTGactattttgttttgtccgACAGTAGCTTTAGTAAAACAGCACTGGGTATGAATTTCCATTCGTTAGAACACAGTACGTTTGGTGACAAGTGCAAGTATATCACGTGA
- the LOC136928227 gene encoding uncharacterized protein isoform X1 — translation MKRKQRLSVYAESVFSYRIYSILLLCGLFCGEMRRVLNHAKKVRFLVLLMALCCAFMIGYQVDYFVVYDHDMRFPRYMPSDIVITKNDFNSGGLVRSPRKLSKLGRALSSYGNDKDSPSKIPKKQLKLLCGTKWQEDYMKLHRDMLNNRRPPKYLVYFCGGRKFGCGGYGNRLGAITSLFYLAVITGRAFLIDWNTTVPIEKYLRPRNIQWDFPMSKLRHLKKSYHYWGKGEHEFVNKDSQRSPVNFNLFRHWLEDTDMGSFLDSPLEIVTSLWYFAPSFLQHKFAERVASEIGVKVRGHRYSLVGCAFDFLFERTAEFERTLSIARESLNLKPNIPRIGIHIRMGDGNAFHPASLDRRTTNFNNFFTCARKLERTIIKSKSNFSREDIKWFLATDTLGVKQVALKTYPNKVVSLSVKLEHINVREPSVEGLQGVLLDHFLLSESDYFVLSDSSFSKTALGMNFHSLEHSTFGDKCKYIT, via the exons atgaaaagaaaacagcGGCTGTCAGTATATGCTGAAAGTGTCTTCAGCTACAG GATCTATAGCATTCTCTTGCTGTGTGGACTGTTTTGTGGGGAGATGAGACGGGTTTTGAATCATGCCAAAAAAGTGCGATTTCTTGTCCTCCTTATGGCATTATGCTGCGCATTTATGATAGGCTATCAAGTGGACTATTTTGTGGTATATGATCACG ACATGCGTTTTCCTCGCTACATGCCGTCAGATATTGTCATTACCAAAAATGACTTCAACTCTGGTGGACTTGTCAGATCGCCAAGGAAATTGTCCAAACTGGGGCGAGCACTTAGTTCATACGGAAACGACAAGGATTCACCATCGAAGATCCCAAAGAAACAGCTTAAACTTCTGTGTGGAACAAAATGGCAAGAGGACTACATGAAATTGCACCGTGACATGTTGAACAATCGCAGACCTCCCAAGTATCTTGTGTATTTCTGTGGCGGGAGGAAATTTGGTTGCGGGGGCTATGGAAACCGCTTGGGCGCCATAACATCGCTGTTTTATCTGGCTGTTATTACGGGGCGAGCTTTCCTCATCGACTGGAACACGACAGTTCCCATTGAAAAATACCTTCGCCCCAGAAACATCCAGTGGGATTTTCCGATGTCAAAGCTTCGGCACCTAAAGAAGAGTTATCATTACTGGGGCAAAGGTGAGCACGAATTTGTCAACAAAGACTCCCAGAGATCGCCGGTCAACTTTAATCTATTTCGTCATTGGTTGGAGGACACAGATATGGGATCATTTTTGGACTCACCGTTGGAAATCGTCACGAGTTTATGGTATTTTGCGCCGAGTTTCCTGCAGCATAAGTTCGCTGAACGCGTAGCAAGTGAAATTGGAGTGAAAGTACGAGGTCATCGTTATTCTTTAGTTGGTTGTGCGTTCGATTTCCTCTTCGAAAGAACAGCTGAATTTGAAAGAACGTTATCAATAGCTAGAGAGTCACTGAACTTGAAGCCAAACATACCGCGCATTGGGATCCACATCAGAATGGGAGATGGAAATGCCTTTCATCCGGCATCGCTAGATAGAAGAACaacaaatttcaacaatttcttCACCTGTGCAAGGAAGCTGGAAAGAACAATCATCAAATCGAAGTCGAATTTCAGTCGTGAAGACATCAAGTGGTTTCTAGCCACGGATACCTTAGGCGTGAAACAAGTTGCATTAAAAACGTACCCCAACAAAGTCGTGTCTCTCTCGGTAAAATTGGAGCACATCAATGTACGCGAACCTTCTGTTGAAGGACTTCAAGGCGTGTTGCTTGATCATTTTCTTCTTTCGGAGAGTGactattttgttttgtccgACAGTAGCTTTAGTAAAACAGCACTGGGTATGAATTTCCATTCGTTAGAACACAGTACGTTTGGTGACAAGTGCAAGTATATCACGTGA
- the LOC136928227 gene encoding uncharacterized protein isoform X2 has protein sequence MLRPARFSIEKQRIKRIYSILLLCGLFCGEMRRVLNHAKKVRFLVLLMALCCAFMIGYQVDYFVVYDHDMRFPRYMPSDIVITKNDFNSGGLVRSPRKLSKLGRALSSYGNDKDSPSKIPKKQLKLLCGTKWQEDYMKLHRDMLNNRRPPKYLVYFCGGRKFGCGGYGNRLGAITSLFYLAVITGRAFLIDWNTTVPIEKYLRPRNIQWDFPMSKLRHLKKSYHYWGKGEHEFVNKDSQRSPVNFNLFRHWLEDTDMGSFLDSPLEIVTSLWYFAPSFLQHKFAERVASEIGVKVRGHRYSLVGCAFDFLFERTAEFERTLSIARESLNLKPNIPRIGIHIRMGDGNAFHPASLDRRTTNFNNFFTCARKLERTIIKSKSNFSREDIKWFLATDTLGVKQVALKTYPNKVVSLSVKLEHINVREPSVEGLQGVLLDHFLLSESDYFVLSDSSFSKTALGMNFHSLEHSTFGDKCKYIT, from the exons GATCTATAGCATTCTCTTGCTGTGTGGACTGTTTTGTGGGGAGATGAGACGGGTTTTGAATCATGCCAAAAAAGTGCGATTTCTTGTCCTCCTTATGGCATTATGCTGCGCATTTATGATAGGCTATCAAGTGGACTATTTTGTGGTATATGATCACG ACATGCGTTTTCCTCGCTACATGCCGTCAGATATTGTCATTACCAAAAATGACTTCAACTCTGGTGGACTTGTCAGATCGCCAAGGAAATTGTCCAAACTGGGGCGAGCACTTAGTTCATACGGAAACGACAAGGATTCACCATCGAAGATCCCAAAGAAACAGCTTAAACTTCTGTGTGGAACAAAATGGCAAGAGGACTACATGAAATTGCACCGTGACATGTTGAACAATCGCAGACCTCCCAAGTATCTTGTGTATTTCTGTGGCGGGAGGAAATTTGGTTGCGGGGGCTATGGAAACCGCTTGGGCGCCATAACATCGCTGTTTTATCTGGCTGTTATTACGGGGCGAGCTTTCCTCATCGACTGGAACACGACAGTTCCCATTGAAAAATACCTTCGCCCCAGAAACATCCAGTGGGATTTTCCGATGTCAAAGCTTCGGCACCTAAAGAAGAGTTATCATTACTGGGGCAAAGGTGAGCACGAATTTGTCAACAAAGACTCCCAGAGATCGCCGGTCAACTTTAATCTATTTCGTCATTGGTTGGAGGACACAGATATGGGATCATTTTTGGACTCACCGTTGGAAATCGTCACGAGTTTATGGTATTTTGCGCCGAGTTTCCTGCAGCATAAGTTCGCTGAACGCGTAGCAAGTGAAATTGGAGTGAAAGTACGAGGTCATCGTTATTCTTTAGTTGGTTGTGCGTTCGATTTCCTCTTCGAAAGAACAGCTGAATTTGAAAGAACGTTATCAATAGCTAGAGAGTCACTGAACTTGAAGCCAAACATACCGCGCATTGGGATCCACATCAGAATGGGAGATGGAAATGCCTTTCATCCGGCATCGCTAGATAGAAGAACaacaaatttcaacaatttcttCACCTGTGCAAGGAAGCTGGAAAGAACAATCATCAAATCGAAGTCGAATTTCAGTCGTGAAGACATCAAGTGGTTTCTAGCCACGGATACCTTAGGCGTGAAACAAGTTGCATTAAAAACGTACCCCAACAAAGTCGTGTCTCTCTCGGTAAAATTGGAGCACATCAATGTACGCGAACCTTCTGTTGAAGGACTTCAAGGCGTGTTGCTTGATCATTTTCTTCTTTCGGAGAGTGactattttgttttgtccgACAGTAGCTTTAGTAAAACAGCACTGGGTATGAATTTCCATTCGTTAGAACACAGTACGTTTGGTGACAAGTGCAAGTATATCACGTGA
- the LOC136928227 gene encoding uncharacterized protein isoform X4, with protein MRRVLNHAKKVRFLVLLMALCCAFMIGYQVDYFVVYDHDMRFPRYMPSDIVITKNDFNSGGLVRSPRKLSKLGRALSSYGNDKDSPSKIPKKQLKLLCGTKWQEDYMKLHRDMLNNRRPPKYLVYFCGGRKFGCGGYGNRLGAITSLFYLAVITGRAFLIDWNTTVPIEKYLRPRNIQWDFPMSKLRHLKKSYHYWGKGEHEFVNKDSQRSPVNFNLFRHWLEDTDMGSFLDSPLEIVTSLWYFAPSFLQHKFAERVASEIGVKVRGHRYSLVGCAFDFLFERTAEFERTLSIARESLNLKPNIPRIGIHIRMGDGNAFHPASLDRRTTNFNNFFTCARKLERTIIKSKSNFSREDIKWFLATDTLGVKQVALKTYPNKVVSLSVKLEHINVREPSVEGLQGVLLDHFLLSESDYFVLSDSSFSKTALGMNFHSLEHSTFGDKCKYIT; from the exons ATGAGACGGGTTTTGAATCATGCCAAAAAAGTGCGATTTCTTGTCCTCCTTATGGCATTATGCTGCGCATTTATGATAGGCTATCAAGTGGACTATTTTGTGGTATATGATCACG ACATGCGTTTTCCTCGCTACATGCCGTCAGATATTGTCATTACCAAAAATGACTTCAACTCTGGTGGACTTGTCAGATCGCCAAGGAAATTGTCCAAACTGGGGCGAGCACTTAGTTCATACGGAAACGACAAGGATTCACCATCGAAGATCCCAAAGAAACAGCTTAAACTTCTGTGTGGAACAAAATGGCAAGAGGACTACATGAAATTGCACCGTGACATGTTGAACAATCGCAGACCTCCCAAGTATCTTGTGTATTTCTGTGGCGGGAGGAAATTTGGTTGCGGGGGCTATGGAAACCGCTTGGGCGCCATAACATCGCTGTTTTATCTGGCTGTTATTACGGGGCGAGCTTTCCTCATCGACTGGAACACGACAGTTCCCATTGAAAAATACCTTCGCCCCAGAAACATCCAGTGGGATTTTCCGATGTCAAAGCTTCGGCACCTAAAGAAGAGTTATCATTACTGGGGCAAAGGTGAGCACGAATTTGTCAACAAAGACTCCCAGAGATCGCCGGTCAACTTTAATCTATTTCGTCATTGGTTGGAGGACACAGATATGGGATCATTTTTGGACTCACCGTTGGAAATCGTCACGAGTTTATGGTATTTTGCGCCGAGTTTCCTGCAGCATAAGTTCGCTGAACGCGTAGCAAGTGAAATTGGAGTGAAAGTACGAGGTCATCGTTATTCTTTAGTTGGTTGTGCGTTCGATTTCCTCTTCGAAAGAACAGCTGAATTTGAAAGAACGTTATCAATAGCTAGAGAGTCACTGAACTTGAAGCCAAACATACCGCGCATTGGGATCCACATCAGAATGGGAGATGGAAATGCCTTTCATCCGGCATCGCTAGATAGAAGAACaacaaatttcaacaatttcttCACCTGTGCAAGGAAGCTGGAAAGAACAATCATCAAATCGAAGTCGAATTTCAGTCGTGAAGACATCAAGTGGTTTCTAGCCACGGATACCTTAGGCGTGAAACAAGTTGCATTAAAAACGTACCCCAACAAAGTCGTGTCTCTCTCGGTAAAATTGGAGCACATCAATGTACGCGAACCTTCTGTTGAAGGACTTCAAGGCGTGTTGCTTGATCATTTTCTTCTTTCGGAGAGTGactattttgttttgtccgACAGTAGCTTTAGTAAAACAGCACTGGGTATGAATTTCCATTCGTTAGAACACAGTACGTTTGGTGACAAGTGCAAGTATATCACGTGA